One segment of Primulina tabacum isolate GXHZ01 chromosome 14, ASM2559414v2, whole genome shotgun sequence DNA contains the following:
- the LOC142524868 gene encoding putative E3 ubiquitin-protein ligase WAVH2, whose translation MGSQADNKTCAICLESMESGQGQTFFTAEGALSFHFSCVSNSVTFGNYLCPVCRAKCNDLPLAVPNSNTNVDSIFAPNPVARVMHEPKLILFSDDELPPLVTADPVSSAPPADPQNISIKTILERVAVASSESVSEFSILVQIIAPPEEDLGNTPIDLVAVLDVSGSMHGSKLALLKSAVVFVIDRLGPSDRLSIVSFSTRAQRVLSLRRMTEDGRENAKQCVNSLLASGCTNILEALEMGVQVLEERRYKDPVGSIIFFSDGMDTCYRATHFPRPGQPPPYLHLLPASIYPENHRGMGDHDQKPPFPVYTFGFGADHDPLSLKAISDVSVGHFSIVNSYEAVEDNVGLCIGFLHYVLAQELCLIVRSASHGVQILSISSERYASSKISNKGSQALINFGDFIWEEEQDFIVNLTVPVFCSVGDAENELITTSLLDITCSYISVVSNDMVQIDGGQVTIRRPIFPTPLETAVSLEVDKERNRVLAEQGFTEAQEMAETGDLTGARALLLNRRSTLLASASGQAGNCWSLEARMEEMGKRMESRELYERDGRPYALSIMGWRAYQKAIARGSSVHGAVESEGFLCGCAAPQGHGEQISST comes from the exons ATGGGTTCTCAAGCAGATAAT AAAACATGTGCCATTTGCTTGGAGTCTATGGAATCGGGGCAAGGCCAGACCTTCTTTACTGCTGAGGGTGCTCTTTCCTTCCATTTTAGCTGCGTAAGCAACAGTGTGACATTTGGAAATTACCTTTGTCCTGTTTGTCGAGCTAAATGTAACGATCTTCCTTTGGCTGTTCCAAACTCTAACACGAACGTTGATAGCATTTTCGCTCCAAATCCGGTCGCTCGTGTTATGCATGAGCCAAAACTGATTCTATTTTCTGATGATGAACTGCCACCTTTGGTCACCGCTGATCCTGTGTCTTCTGCTCCACCTGCTGACCCACAAAATATCAGTATCAAGACCATTCTGGAGCGGGTCGCTGTAGCTTCTTCGGAATCTGTTTCAGAATTTTCTATTCTTGTTCAAATAATAGCACCACCGGAGGAAGACTTAGGTAACACTCCCATCGATCTTGTTGCTGTGCTAGATGTTAGTGGCAGCATGCATGGATCAAAATTGGCACTCCTGAAAAGTGCTGTTGTCTTTGTGATCGATAGGTTGGGTCCTTCTGACCGACTTTCGATCGTGTCATTTTCAACTCGTGCTCAGAGAGTTTTATCCTTGCGCAGAATGACAGAGGATGGGCGCGAAAATGCTAAACAGTGTGTGAATTCACTTTTGGCAAGTGGCTGCACCAATATTTTAGAAGCTTTGGAGATGGGAGTTCAGGTTCTTGAAGAAAGGCGGTACAAGGATCCGGTCGGTAGCATCATATTCTTTTCAGATGGAATGGATACTTGTTACCGTGCCACACATTTTCCACGTCCAGGACAGCCTCCACCTTATCTGCATCTATTGCCTGCTTCTATCTATCCCGAAAACCACCGAGGAATGGGAGATCATGACCAAAAACCACCATTTCCAGTTTACACATTCGGTTTTGGTGCAGATCATGACCCTCTTTCACTAAAAGCCATATCTGATGTATCAGTTGGCCATTTTTCTATTGTCAACTCTTATGAAGCGGTGGAAGATAATGTTGGTCTCTGTATTGGTTTTCTGCATTATGTTTTAGCTCAGGAGCTTTGTTTAATAGTGAGGTCTGCATCACATGGAGTCCAAATTCTATCAATATCTTCAGAAAGATATGCAAGTAGTAAAATCTCTAACAAAGGATCACAAGCTTTAATAAATTTTGGGGATTTTATTTGGGAGGAGGAACAAGATTTTATCGTTAACTTAACGGTCCCTGTATTTTGTAGCGTTGGAGACGCCGAAAATGAATTGATTACTACGTCCCTTTTGGATATTACATGTTCTTACATATCAGTAGTGTCAAACGACATGGTACAAATTGATGGTGGCCAAGTTACCATACGGAGACCGATATTTCCAACCCCTCTGGAGACGGCAGTAAGTTTGGAAGTTGATAAGGAAAGGAACCGTGTCTTGGCAGAGCAAGGCTTCACTGAGGCTCAAGAAATGGCAGAAACAGGTGATTTAACAGGCGCACGTGCTCTTCTATTGAATCGAAGGTCGACCCTTCTTGCTTCTGCTTCTGGGCAAGCAGGTAATTGTTGGTCGCTCGAAGCCAGAATGGAAGAGATGGGGAAAAGAATGGAAAGTAGGGAGTTGTACGAACGTGATGGCAGACCCTATGCTCTTTCAATAATGGGATGGCGTGCTTATCAAAAGGCCATAGCCAGAGGCAGCAGCGTGCACGGAGCAGTGGAATCAGAGGGTTTTCTCTGTGGTTGTGCTGCACCACAAGGTCATGGTGAGCAAATCTCTTCAACTTAG